In Bacillus thuringiensis, the DNA window ATGTGCATGTACTTCTTACGAAAAGCACATATCGGTGAAGTTCAATCTTCTGTATGGCCTGACGATTTACGTGAAGCTTGCAAGAAAGAAAACATTCATCTGTTTTAATAGAAGTGAGAGAGGGTAGCTCAAAGAGTTATCCTCTCTCTTTTTTATTGTGTAAACGAATGGTTTACAGTGAATTTTACTAATGGTTTCTTTCTTCTATATCTCTTTTTGTGTAATAATTTGTTAAAGGAGGGGACGTTATGAGCTTAGGAGAACAGTTAAAAAAACTACGAGTGTCAAAGGGATTTTCACAAGAGGATGTTGCTAAAAAGATTGGTGTGACAAGGCAGGCAGTATACAAATGGGAGAATGATAAAAGCTGTCCTGACATTGAAAATTTGATTTTGCTTAGCGAAATGTATAACGTGACGCTAGATGAGCTAATAAAAGGGAATCAAAATTTAAAAGAAAAAATACATATTGATGAAGAAAATGAGGATTTTGAGAAAGAGAATGAATTTGGTTTTTATATTGGCTGCGGTTTATTAATTATGAGTGCTTTCATTGATTATGAAAGAATGCAAGTGGTTGTCTTAGGCGTTGCACTATTCATGATGGTCTTTTACTCTGACGTGAAGAAAGTTATTTTGAATGAATATAGATCGTTTTTTTATGGGAAAGAGCGATAAGATATAAAATGAGAAGAGTCAGTTATATTTCCTAGGAAAGGATAAAATGAATAATTAAATTATTTTATGATGATTTTTGGATGTTGGTAATATGTTAAAGAACGATTTGGATAGAGTCTTGAAATCTATGTGTAAAATGATAATACATTTTTAAAAGCTCAAACAAGCATAACCACGTTCTAAAGTTAGGACGTGGTTAAAAATATAGTGGTTTAATATATAATACATCACTTCATTGTTTGTTACCGAGTTCTTCCGCTAAACCGACTAAAATGCCTTCGGTTCCACGAATGTAGCAAAGTCGATATGAGTCCTCGTACTGAACTACTTCGCCAACGAGCTCTGCACCATGCTTAGTAAGTCTATTTACCATTTCGTCAATGTCTTCAACGGTAAACATGACGCGTAAATAACCGAGGGCGTTTACAGGAGCTGCTCGGTGATCTGCTATAGTAGCTGGGGCGAGAAATCGCGAAAGTTCAATTCGACTATGGCCATCTGGGGTAACCATCATAGCAATCTCTACGCACTGAGAACCGAGTCCGGTTACGCGACCAGCCCATTCACCTTCGACATTTGCTCTCCCTTCGAGTTTCAAACCAATCTCTTCGAAGAAAGAGATTGCGTTATCAAGGGATTCTACAACGATGCTGACATTGTCCATTCTTAGTAATTTGTTTTTTGTCATTGTCTTTATCTCCTTATATATAAAAGTGTGTTATCTAATCATCTCCATAATTATACTATTAAAAAGTTCCAAATTCCTTCTAAACAAAAACACCTTGTCACAGTGTAGGAGAATGTGACAAGGTGTTTTTTAAGTATATCATATAGCATCTTATTAACGAACAACACTTCGAAAATCTTCTACTATTGAGATGCGTATGAACTTTATTTCGTGAATACTATCATGTTCAAGTAGTTTTAAGAACTTGATAGTGTAGTTGTTATTCGATAGAACGACTTCGACTTTCCCACAAAATATTCCCGCTCTGTTTCTATTTATATAGGAAGGAAATAGATTCATCTCATTTGTTTTAAGTTTTACCGGTGAAACTTAACTCATCTGCACTAAAGGCTCAATTTTCGCCATAAATGATTGATGCAGCGCCTCAACACCTGTTACTAAATGAAGGCGGTCAATAACGACAGACACTTTAATTTCTGATGTACTTACCATTTTAATATGAATATTTTCTTCTTTTAAAGTAGTGAACATATTCGCGGCAACTCCAGGGTTAGATACCATACCAGATCCTACGATTGATACTTTTGCTAAATGATTTTCATGTTCTACAGATTCATAGTGAAGTGCTTCGTGGTTTTGTTCCAACACTTCTAAAGTTTCTTTTAAATCACTCGAGTGGATGGAGAAGGAGAGATGAACAGTTCCTTCATTTGTAATACTTTGAATGATGATATCTACATTAATATGTGCCGCTGCTAATGTAGAGAAAACAGTGGAAAGCGATCCTTGTTCTAATCCTTTTATTGTGACACGTGTAATATTATCTTCAAATGCAATACCTTTAACGATTGATTGTTGTTCCATGTTACATTCTC includes these proteins:
- a CDS encoding helix-turn-helix domain-containing protein, with amino-acid sequence MSLGEQLKKLRVSKGFSQEDVAKKIGVTRQAVYKWENDKSCPDIENLILLSEMYNVTLDELIKGNQNLKEKIHIDEENEDFEKENEFGFYIGCGLLIMSAFIDYERMQVVVLGVALFMMVFYSDVKKVILNEYRSFFYGKER
- a CDS encoding VOC family protein, whose amino-acid sequence is MTKNKLLRMDNVSIVVESLDNAISFFEEIGLKLEGRANVEGEWAGRVTGLGSQCVEIAMMVTPDGHSRIELSRFLAPATIADHRAAPVNALGYLRVMFTVEDIDEMVNRLTKHGAELVGEVVQYEDSYRLCYIRGTEGILVGLAEELGNKQ